A single genomic interval of Hevea brasiliensis isolate MT/VB/25A 57/8 chromosome 4, ASM3005281v1, whole genome shotgun sequence harbors:
- the LOC110657332 gene encoding E3 ubiquitin-protein ligase MBR2 isoform X1: MDEHSGKKAVDGVVVSRKGSALVLRDTANNKDRNAQFCNRIGCSGRLNSAKGTQISYSEKAKSSRQSFRSPSNGKEIIGSSSRTCSATSNPRKSFSGPRKKPSSQPEKDPSETGSSQDDPELPDLVTLRKVQKGLGSESDDAGPSENNSMEVGSTSIPSTRSRRSFQQKSGVGKPDTIIGPPILLTSKSTSQGMHASANRYGLRNLRCSSLSDVVPTGSSTSKPNFLRRKDGVKKKICDRESSSSARGKKISGSSLEGQNSSSSSGVSISNSRTRNGTPSQDSGPVSVRTRRSLNYTRTRVANHGSGNNLSPNGPHVIPQISQPILRNDSNSPTSSHQFSMESSLSHSRSYGLSGSSHESFRGIRPSTPAEVGDIRSSMSQESFWRHNMDGIAEVLLALERIEQDEELTYEQLLVLETSLFLNGLNFYDQHRDMRLDIDNMSYEELLALEERMGSVSTALTEEALSECLKTSIYQSAYLEDATMDLCGEKADVKCSICQEDYAVGDEVGRLQCEHRYHVACIHQWLRLKNWCPICKASAAPSSSPTLPSPSSVNE, translated from the exons ATGGATGAGCATTCTGGTAAAAAAGCTGTTGATGGGGTGGTTGTTTCTAGAAAGGGATCTGCCCTTGTTTTGAGAGATACTGCTAATAATAAAGATCGAAATGCTCAATTTTGCAACCGAATTGGGTGTAGTGGGAGACTAAACTCTGCAAAAGGTACTCAAATCAGTTATTCGGAGAAAGCTAAATCATCAAGGCAATCATTCCGGTCTCCCTCAAATGGCAAGGAAATAATTGGAAGTTCTTCTAGGACCTGCTCTGCAACCAGCAATCCTAGGAAATCTTTTTCAGGGCCTCGGAAAAAGCCATCTTCTCAGCCAGAAAAGGATCCATCTGAAACTGGTAGTTCGCAGGATGATCCTGAACTGCCGGACCTTGTAACTCTCAGAAAGGTCCAAAAAGGTCTTGGCTCCGAATCTGATGATGCTGGGCCTAGTGAGAACAACTCAATGGAAGTTGGTAGCACTAGTATACCAAGCACAAGATCTCGTAGGAGTTTTCAGCAGAAATCAGGAGTAGGAAAACCAGATACCATAATAGGCCCACCCATTTTGTTGACATCTAAAAGCACAAGCCAAGGGATGCATGCTAGTGCGAACAGGTATGGTTTAAGAAACCTTAGATGCAGTTCATTATCAGATGTTGTCCCTACAGGATCTTCAACATCAAAACCAAATTTCCTTAGACGAAAAGACGGGGTCAAGAAGAAAATTTGTGATAGAGAAAGTAGTTCCTCTGCCAGAGGGAAGAAAATAAGTGGTTCATCATTGGAAGGGCAGAATTCTAGTTCCAGCTCTGGTGTCTCTATTTCCAATTCAAGAACCAGAAATGGGACTCCCAGCCAGGACAGTGGTCCTGTGTCAGTTAGGACTCGAAGATCACTCAATTACACTAGGACAAGGGTTGCTAATCACGGAAGTGGGAATAATTTATCACCAAATGGGCCCCATGTAATCCCACAAATTTCTCAGCCTATTTTACGAAATGATTCAAATTCACCTACGTCTTCACATCAATTCTCTATGGAATCCTCCCTAAGTCACTCACGTTCTTATGGTCTATCTGGTAGTAGCCATGAGAGTTTTCGGGGCATTAGGCCATCTACTCCTGCAGAAGTTGGTGACATCCGTTCTTCCATGAGTCAGGAGAGCTTCTGGCGCCACAATATGGATGGAATTGCTGAG GTGTTATTGGCACTTGAAAGGATTGAACAAGATGAAGAGCTGACATATGAG CAATTGCTTGTTCTGGAGACTAGTTTGTTCCTTAATGGGCTGAATTTCTATGATCAGCATAGAGACATGAGATTGGATATTGATAATATGTCATATGAG GAATTATTAGCTCTGGAAGAAAGGATGGGCTCTGTGAGCACAGCACTAACGGAGGAAGCATTGTCAGAATGCCTTAAGACTAGCATCTATCAGTCGGCATATCTGGAGGATGCTACTATGGACCTTTGTGGTGAAAAGGCTGATGTCAAATGCAGTATCTGCcag GAAGATTATGCTGTTGGAGATGAAGTGGGGAGATTGCAATGCGAGCATAGGTATCATGTGGCCTGCATACATCAATGGTTGAGGCTGAAGAACTGGTGCCCCATTTGCAAGGCATCGGCGGCACCCTCATCATCACCAACATTACCATCACCATCATCAGTCAATGAATAA
- the LOC110657332 gene encoding E3 ubiquitin-protein ligase MBR2 isoform X2, with protein MDEHSGKKAVDGVVVSRKGSALVLRDTANNKDRNAQFCNRIGCSGRLNSAKGTQISYSEKAKSSRQSFRSPSNGKEIIGSSSRTCSATSNPRKSFSGPRKKPSSQPEKDPSETGSSQDDPELPDLVTLRKVQKGLGSESDDAGPSENNSMEVGSTSIPSTRSRRSFQQKSGVGKPDTIIGPPILLTSKSTSQGMHASANRYGLRNLRCSSLSDVVPTGSSTSKPNFLRRKDGVKKKICDRESSSSARGKKISGSSLEGQNSSSSSGVSISNSRTRNGTPSQDSGPVSVRTRRSLNYTRTRVANHGSGNNLSPNGPHVIPQISQPILRNDSNSPTSSHQFSMESSLSHSRSYGLSGSSHESFRGIRPSTPAEVGDIRSSMSQESFWRHNMDGIAEVLLALERIEQDEELTYEELLALEERMGSVSTALTEEALSECLKTSIYQSAYLEDATMDLCGEKADVKCSICQEDYAVGDEVGRLQCEHRYHVACIHQWLRLKNWCPICKASAAPSSSPTLPSPSSVNE; from the exons ATGGATGAGCATTCTGGTAAAAAAGCTGTTGATGGGGTGGTTGTTTCTAGAAAGGGATCTGCCCTTGTTTTGAGAGATACTGCTAATAATAAAGATCGAAATGCTCAATTTTGCAACCGAATTGGGTGTAGTGGGAGACTAAACTCTGCAAAAGGTACTCAAATCAGTTATTCGGAGAAAGCTAAATCATCAAGGCAATCATTCCGGTCTCCCTCAAATGGCAAGGAAATAATTGGAAGTTCTTCTAGGACCTGCTCTGCAACCAGCAATCCTAGGAAATCTTTTTCAGGGCCTCGGAAAAAGCCATCTTCTCAGCCAGAAAAGGATCCATCTGAAACTGGTAGTTCGCAGGATGATCCTGAACTGCCGGACCTTGTAACTCTCAGAAAGGTCCAAAAAGGTCTTGGCTCCGAATCTGATGATGCTGGGCCTAGTGAGAACAACTCAATGGAAGTTGGTAGCACTAGTATACCAAGCACAAGATCTCGTAGGAGTTTTCAGCAGAAATCAGGAGTAGGAAAACCAGATACCATAATAGGCCCACCCATTTTGTTGACATCTAAAAGCACAAGCCAAGGGATGCATGCTAGTGCGAACAGGTATGGTTTAAGAAACCTTAGATGCAGTTCATTATCAGATGTTGTCCCTACAGGATCTTCAACATCAAAACCAAATTTCCTTAGACGAAAAGACGGGGTCAAGAAGAAAATTTGTGATAGAGAAAGTAGTTCCTCTGCCAGAGGGAAGAAAATAAGTGGTTCATCATTGGAAGGGCAGAATTCTAGTTCCAGCTCTGGTGTCTCTATTTCCAATTCAAGAACCAGAAATGGGACTCCCAGCCAGGACAGTGGTCCTGTGTCAGTTAGGACTCGAAGATCACTCAATTACACTAGGACAAGGGTTGCTAATCACGGAAGTGGGAATAATTTATCACCAAATGGGCCCCATGTAATCCCACAAATTTCTCAGCCTATTTTACGAAATGATTCAAATTCACCTACGTCTTCACATCAATTCTCTATGGAATCCTCCCTAAGTCACTCACGTTCTTATGGTCTATCTGGTAGTAGCCATGAGAGTTTTCGGGGCATTAGGCCATCTACTCCTGCAGAAGTTGGTGACATCCGTTCTTCCATGAGTCAGGAGAGCTTCTGGCGCCACAATATGGATGGAATTGCTGAG GTGTTATTGGCACTTGAAAGGATTGAACAAGATGAAGAGCTGACATATGAG GAATTATTAGCTCTGGAAGAAAGGATGGGCTCTGTGAGCACAGCACTAACGGAGGAAGCATTGTCAGAATGCCTTAAGACTAGCATCTATCAGTCGGCATATCTGGAGGATGCTACTATGGACCTTTGTGGTGAAAAGGCTGATGTCAAATGCAGTATCTGCcag GAAGATTATGCTGTTGGAGATGAAGTGGGGAGATTGCAATGCGAGCATAGGTATCATGTGGCCTGCATACATCAATGGTTGAGGCTGAAGAACTGGTGCCCCATTTGCAAGGCATCGGCGGCACCCTCATCATCACCAACATTACCATCACCATCATCAGTCAATGAATAA
- the LOC110657332 gene encoding E3 ubiquitin-protein ligase MBR2 isoform X3, whose product MDEHSGKKAVDGVVVSRKGSALVLRDTANNKDRNAQFCNRIGCSGRLNSAKGTQISYSEKAKSSRQSFRSPSNGKEIIGSSSRTCSATSNPRKSFSGPRKKPSSQPEKDPSETGSSQDDPELPDLVTLRKVQKGLGSESDDAGPSENNSMEVGSTSIPSTRSRRSFQQKSGVGKPDTIIGPPILLTSKSTSQGMHASANRYGLRNLRCSSLSDVVPTGSSTSKPNFLRRKDGVKKKICDRESSSSARGKKISGSSLEGQNSSSSSGVSISNSRTRNGTPSQDSGPVSVRTRRSLNYTRTRVANHGSGNNLSPNGPHVIPQISQPILRNDSNSPTSSHQFSMESSLSHSRSYGLSGSSHESFRGIRPSTPAEVGDIRSSMSQESFWRHNMDGIAEVLLALERIEQDEELTYEQLLVLETSLFLNGLNFYDQHRDMRLDIDNMSYEELLALEERMGSVSTALTEEALSECLKTSIYQSAYLEDATMDLCGEKADVKCSICQKQSSQSK is encoded by the exons ATGGATGAGCATTCTGGTAAAAAAGCTGTTGATGGGGTGGTTGTTTCTAGAAAGGGATCTGCCCTTGTTTTGAGAGATACTGCTAATAATAAAGATCGAAATGCTCAATTTTGCAACCGAATTGGGTGTAGTGGGAGACTAAACTCTGCAAAAGGTACTCAAATCAGTTATTCGGAGAAAGCTAAATCATCAAGGCAATCATTCCGGTCTCCCTCAAATGGCAAGGAAATAATTGGAAGTTCTTCTAGGACCTGCTCTGCAACCAGCAATCCTAGGAAATCTTTTTCAGGGCCTCGGAAAAAGCCATCTTCTCAGCCAGAAAAGGATCCATCTGAAACTGGTAGTTCGCAGGATGATCCTGAACTGCCGGACCTTGTAACTCTCAGAAAGGTCCAAAAAGGTCTTGGCTCCGAATCTGATGATGCTGGGCCTAGTGAGAACAACTCAATGGAAGTTGGTAGCACTAGTATACCAAGCACAAGATCTCGTAGGAGTTTTCAGCAGAAATCAGGAGTAGGAAAACCAGATACCATAATAGGCCCACCCATTTTGTTGACATCTAAAAGCACAAGCCAAGGGATGCATGCTAGTGCGAACAGGTATGGTTTAAGAAACCTTAGATGCAGTTCATTATCAGATGTTGTCCCTACAGGATCTTCAACATCAAAACCAAATTTCCTTAGACGAAAAGACGGGGTCAAGAAGAAAATTTGTGATAGAGAAAGTAGTTCCTCTGCCAGAGGGAAGAAAATAAGTGGTTCATCATTGGAAGGGCAGAATTCTAGTTCCAGCTCTGGTGTCTCTATTTCCAATTCAAGAACCAGAAATGGGACTCCCAGCCAGGACAGTGGTCCTGTGTCAGTTAGGACTCGAAGATCACTCAATTACACTAGGACAAGGGTTGCTAATCACGGAAGTGGGAATAATTTATCACCAAATGGGCCCCATGTAATCCCACAAATTTCTCAGCCTATTTTACGAAATGATTCAAATTCACCTACGTCTTCACATCAATTCTCTATGGAATCCTCCCTAAGTCACTCACGTTCTTATGGTCTATCTGGTAGTAGCCATGAGAGTTTTCGGGGCATTAGGCCATCTACTCCTGCAGAAGTTGGTGACATCCGTTCTTCCATGAGTCAGGAGAGCTTCTGGCGCCACAATATGGATGGAATTGCTGAG GTGTTATTGGCACTTGAAAGGATTGAACAAGATGAAGAGCTGACATATGAG CAATTGCTTGTTCTGGAGACTAGTTTGTTCCTTAATGGGCTGAATTTCTATGATCAGCATAGAGACATGAGATTGGATATTGATAATATGTCATATGAG GAATTATTAGCTCTGGAAGAAAGGATGGGCTCTGTGAGCACAGCACTAACGGAGGAAGCATTGTCAGAATGCCTTAAGACTAGCATCTATCAGTCGGCATATCTGGAGGATGCTACTATGGACCTTTGTGGTGAAAAGGCTGATGTCAAATGCAGTATCTGCcag AAGCAATCTAGCCAAAGCAAATAA